A genome region from Nicotiana tabacum cultivar K326 chromosome 13, ASM71507v2, whole genome shotgun sequence includes the following:
- the LOC142168348 gene encoding uncharacterized protein LOC142168348, whose translation MNIVSPYLLSGIVYASNARAVWEDLRERFDKVNRMRIYQLHREIATISQGTDSISTYFTKLKELWGEFDPIVSPPSSVKDYVELLNQQRLLQFLGGLNDSYSQARRQILMKSTEPSLNQAYAMVIEDETQKGSSGRDSIGIKSLMEGNDITALWSAKGPQMQKPRKNFNIQCEFCRMKGHIKENYYQLIGYPTDFKGRRKPVANSAHFGNSAQLGNHGQHQGMGNNPGNGHTGYGATRPLGPNVDYTNAGYRGSIGSFAGVEKYEGLSVQMPISFTPEQYD comes from the coding sequence ATGAATATTGTATCGCCATATCTACTCAGTGGGATAGTGTATGCATCGAATGCCCGAGCTGTATGGGAGGATCTTCGTGAAAGATTTGACAAGGTTAATCGAATGAGGATCTATCAGCTACATAGAGAAATTGCAACAATCTCTCAAGGTACcgactctatttctacatattttACAAAATTGAAGGAATTGTGGGGCGAATTTGACCCAATTGTGTCGCCTCCTAGCTCCGTGAAGGACTATGTTGAGCTCTTGAATCAACAGAGGCTACTTCAATTCTTAGGAGGTCTAAATGACTCATATAGTCAGGCAAGACGTCAAATCCTTATGAAATCCACTGAACCTAGTCTAAATCAAGCATATGCCATGGTTATCGAGGATGAGACTCAGAAAGGATCATCAGGGCGTGACTCTATAGGTATCAAGTCACTAATGGAGGGCAATGACATTACTGCACTTTGGAGTGCTAAAGGGCCTCAGATGCAGAAACCTAGAAAGAATTTCAATATACAGTGTGAATTCTGTAGAATGAAAGGACACATCAAAGAGAATTATTATCAATTGATTGGATATCCAACAGATTTCAAAGGCAGAAGAAAGCCAGTGGCTAATTCAGCACATTTTGGTAACTCTGCACAACTAGGGAATCATGGACAACATCAAGGAATGGGAAATAATCCAGGAAATGGACACACAGGTTATGGTGCTACACGACCACTAGGTCCAAATGTTGATTATACTAACGCAGGTTATAGAGGATCAATAGGTAGTTTTGCAGGTGTAGAGAAATATGAAGGATTGAGCGTGCAGATGCCAATATCATTCACTCCAGAACAATATGACTAG
- the LOC107810592 gene encoding F-box protein FBW2: MEEGCEFRQWDELLPDALGLIFRNLSLQEVLTVVPRVCKSWGKAVKGPYCWQEIDIEEWSKNRCPENFDRMLRLLIPRSGGSLRKLCVSGLSDKSSFEFIANNSKSLQTLRLPKCEINDSVVEQVAGTFSNITFLDVSYCIKIGARALEAIGKHCKYLTGLRRTMHPLEVIDKLSQDDEALVIATTMHKLKQLEIAYMLVGTLSIMEILKNCRQLELLDVRGCWNVNLDENLVKKFHKLKVVGPLVVDCYDKNGWDNCSDYSGSSGYIPWDFVAGDIDDDFDDDEMSDGYWEDDWEDDQRVEDVEMWFYDDLNAVDSGYDWPQSP; encoded by the exons ATGGAGGAAGGATGCGAGTTTAGACAATGGGATGAATTGTTACCCGATGCGCTTGGGCTAATATTTAGAAACCTTTCCCTTCAAGAGGTGCTAACTGTAGTTCCAAGAGTTTGCAAGTCATGGGGAAAAGCAGTTAAGGGACCTTATTGCTGGCAAGAGATTGACATTGAGGAATGGAGCAAAAACCGCTGCCCCGAGAACTTTGATCGGATGCTTCGATTGCTTATTCCAAGAAGCGGTGGTTCCCTCCGTAAACTCTGTGTCTCTGGTCTCTCGGACAAATCAAGCTTCGAGTTCATTGCTAACAA TTCCAAATCTCTGCAGACATTGCGGTTGCCAAAGTGTGAGATAAACGATTCCGTAGTGGAACAGGTTGCCGGAACGTTTTCCAACATTACATTTTTGGATGTAAGCTACTGCATAAAAATAGGAGCGAGAGCCCTGGAAGCCATAGGAAAGCACTGTAAATACTTGACTGGTTTGCGTCGAACAATGCACCCCCTTGAGGTTATTGACAAGCTCTCACAAGACGATGAAGCCCTTGTAATAGCTACCACGATGCATAAGCTCAAACAACTAGAAATCGCCTACATGCTAGTTGGTACATTGAGCATAATGGAGATTCTTAAGAACTGCAGGCAGCTCGAACTATTGGATGTAAGGGGTTGTTGGAATGTGAATCTTGATGAAAACCTTGTCAAGAAATTCCATAAGCTAAAGGTTGTCGGACCCCTTGTTGTCGATTGCTACGATAAGAATGGCTGGGACAATTGCTCGGATTATTCGGGTTCTTCTGGCTATATACCATGGGACTTTGTAGCTGGTGACATTGATGACgactttgatgatgatgagatgtCCGATGGGTATTGGGAAGACGATTGGGAAGATGACCAACGTGTGGAGGACGTGGAAATGTGGTTTTATGATGACTTAAATGCTGTAGATTCTGGATATGATTGGCCACAATCTCCTTGA